A region of Candidatus Poribacteria bacterium DNA encodes the following proteins:
- a CDS encoding SCO family protein, with protein sequence MDTHTEDAGNIKRKLDKSTLIWVVLGVIIIGIAGINLWSVFDIKSEIPVSKSAAVSVPDFSLTTQQGKPLTLSDMQGKIWVADFIFTNCPTICPAMTQEMARLQSEFVADPVYFVSFSVDPERDTSSVLSRYAKAYGADDRRWHFLTGDKADIYELAEDGFSLAAGHNGTEILHSARFVLVAPDGSIHGSYDSRSKPALLRLRRDIKALLRQ encoded by the coding sequence ATGGACACACACACCGAAGATGCTGGTAACATTAAACGGAAGCTTGATAAAAGCACCCTCATCTGGGTGGTGCTGGGTGTCATCATTATCGGCATTGCGGGGATCAATTTGTGGTCGGTATTTGATATCAAATCGGAGATACCGGTCTCTAAAAGTGCCGCTGTCAGCGTTCCGGACTTTAGCCTGACGACGCAGCAAGGGAAACCATTAACGCTGTCCGACATGCAGGGCAAAATTTGGGTCGCAGACTTCATCTTCACCAATTGCCCAACGATTTGCCCGGCGATGACACAGGAGATGGCACGTCTCCAATCCGAATTTGTTGCGGATCCGGTCTATTTTGTCTCGTTCTCGGTCGACCCGGAGCGGGATACATCGAGCGTCCTCTCACGTTACGCAAAGGCTTATGGGGCTGACGATAGACGTTGGCACTTTCTTACGGGGGACAAGGCGGATATCTACGAGTTAGCCGAGGATGGGTTCAGTTTAGCTGCGGGGCACAATGGCACCGAGATCCTTCATAGCGCGCGGTTCGTTCTCGTCGCGCCCGATGGGAGCATCCACGGTTCCTACGATAGCCGAAGCAAACCAGCGCTGCTACGCTTGCGGCGAGATATCAAAGCACTCCTCCGACAATGA
- a CDS encoding cytochrome C oxidase subunit IV family protein, translating to MAENGHKEHPKYFKIFWWLLALTIIEVGVAIPEYSIVLKAILLIGLACSKAALVAIYFMHLKFERKTLTAIVLTPFIICVFLVFALMPDLTSDDRHEGIEKPAEVTDTSTH from the coding sequence ATGGCAGAAAACGGACACAAAGAGCATCCAAAGTATTTCAAGATTTTCTGGTGGCTTCTTGCACTCACTATTATCGAGGTTGGTGTGGCGATACCGGAATACTCGATTGTACTGAAAGCCATCTTGCTCATCGGACTCGCTTGTTCTAAAGCCGCTTTAGTGGCTATCTATTTCATGCATCTGAAGTTTGAACGAAAAACGTTGACGGCTATTGTGCTAACACCTTTTATTATCTGTGTTTTTCTCGTGTTTGCCCTGATGCCCGACCTCACGTCGGATGATCGGCACGAAGGCATAGAAAAACCGGCGGAAGTCACTGATACCTCGACTCACTAA
- a CDS encoding cytochrome oxidase subunit III, whose protein sequence is MEHTTTVDHTEDVYEPSLTPDSLGKLGMWIFLVGDTMSFGALLAAYAALRAGAGVIGWVPPSEILGINLTAFMTFLLICSSVTMVKALESIQNGNVSRMCMFLGLTIAGGFIFLGLQAYEWYHLITHGLTLTGIPDHGLSGAAISGSTLFGPTFYAITGFHGMHVTGGVIYLIVILIHGLRGRYTAEFNHEVEIVGLYWHFVDLIWIMVFTFIYLL, encoded by the coding sequence GTGGAACACACTACCACTGTAGATCATACTGAAGATGTATATGAACCTTCGCTTACGCCGGATAGCCTCGGTAAGCTCGGCATGTGGATTTTCCTCGTCGGGGATACGATGTCGTTTGGGGCGTTGTTGGCGGCGTATGCCGCTCTCCGAGCAGGTGCAGGCGTAATCGGCTGGGTTCCCCCAAGCGAGATTCTCGGTATTAACCTAACCGCCTTTATGACATTCCTGTTGATATGCAGTAGTGTTACAATGGTGAAAGCGTTGGAGTCGATCCAGAACGGCAATGTCTCACGCATGTGTATGTTCCTTGGGTTGACGATCGCTGGAGGCTTCATCTTCCTCGGGCTACAGGCGTATGAATGGTATCATCTGATTACCCACGGATTGACGCTTACCGGTATCCCCGACCACGGGTTATCAGGTGCGGCAATTAGCGGTTCAACGCTTTTCGGTCCGACTTTCTACGCCATCACAGGTTTCCACGGGATGCACGTGACCGGAGGTGTTATTTATCTCATTGTTATCTTAATACACGGTTTGCGCGGTAGATATACTGCCGAGTTTAACCATGAGGTAGAAATCGTCGGGCTTTATTGGCACTTCGTTGACCTTATCTGGATTATGGTTTTCACCTTCATCTATCTACTGTAG
- a CDS encoding heme-copper oxidase subunit III, with product MAQMHERPPLSNARLGILVLLGAETMLFSGLIGTFLVFRVGNVTWPPPSHLGIELPRAVTGINTALLLLSGYTMFQARRAIQKDHVKQLRNWLLITGGLGLLFLGVQGSEWMQLIRNGLTLQSGVYGGIFYVLIGCHAVHVLSAVIWLFIVFGMAVAGRFSAERYVGVDTCTIYWIFVVALWPILYVLVYLS from the coding sequence ATGGCACAAATGCACGAGCGTCCGCCTTTGAGTAACGCGCGATTGGGTATATTGGTCCTGCTCGGTGCAGAGACGATGCTGTTTTCAGGTTTGATTGGGACGTTTCTCGTATTTCGCGTCGGAAATGTCACCTGGCCCCCGCCGTCGCATCTCGGGATTGAACTCCCACGTGCGGTAACGGGTATCAATACTGCCCTTCTCCTATTGAGCGGCTACACGATGTTTCAAGCACGCCGCGCGATTCAGAAGGACCATGTGAAGCAACTCCGCAATTGGCTATTGATTACAGGCGGACTTGGTTTACTCTTCCTCGGGGTGCAGGGAAGCGAGTGGATGCAGCTGATTCGCAACGGGCTTACGCTCCAATCAGGAGTCTATGGCGGCATCTTTTATGTACTCATCGGGTGCCATGCCGTTCACGTGCTGAGCGCTGTGATTTGGCTGTTTATCGTTTTTGGAATGGCGGTGGCAGGACGTTTCTCCGCTGAACGTTACGTAGGCGTTGATACGTGTACGATCTACTGGATTTTTGTTGTCGCCCTCTGGCCAATTCTCTACGTTTTGGTGTATCTCTCGTAA
- a CDS encoding DUF805 domain-containing protein, protein MPHCSICRWCLSPWRWTKFRCVKQEMALFETLFVFRGRINREGWWLAHLLIFGAGIIVYGIATLLKGTDDIVYSFCIICLYWMHVAVSVKRWHDLDKSGWWVLVELILVFGLFYEFVVLGLCKGTRGRNRYGPDPLKYKVVRNRVRG, encoded by the coding sequence ATGCCTCACTGCTCTATCTGCCGTTGGTGTTTGTCACCATGGCGTTGGACAAAATTTAGGTGCGTTAAGCAGGAAATGGCACTATTTGAAACATTATTCGTGTTCAGAGGTCGAATTAATCGGGAGGGATGGTGGTTAGCACATCTACTCATATTCGGTGCTGGTATTATCGTATATGGGATTGCTACGCTTCTTAAGGGGACAGACGATATCGTTTATAGTTTCTGCATAATCTGCCTCTATTGGATGCATGTGGCTGTCAGCGTCAAACGCTGGCACGATCTGGACAAATCAGGTTGGTGGGTACTCGTTGAGCTTATCCTGGTTTTTGGTCTCTTTTACGAGTTTGTTGTATTAGGTCTTTGCAAGGGAACTCGCGGTCGAAACCGCTATGGACCCGATCCATTGAAATACAAAGTTGTGAGAAATAGGGTGCGTGGCTGA
- the cyoE gene encoding protoheme IX farnesyltransferase, producing the protein MRSTTITLPDNTDTVNPPSKQRVFAHRAADFIELVKPRLVVMILITTAAGFYLGAQHTVDWLRCLHTLVGAGLTAAGVLGLNQYLERDADAQMKRTQERPLPDGRMNPLTALLVGAVLTGSGMLYLTFIVNMLSGFVISLIVVSYLFLYTPLKRKTSLCTLIGAVPGALPPVVGWVAARGSLTGEAWVLFTILFLWQIPHSLAIAYIYREDYAKAGFRLLPVIHPDGTSTCRQIVVNCVALLAIGLLPTLYNIAGSVYFFTALLSGVGFLAIGIYLARTRSVKAARYLLYASLLYLPLVFVTMALDKI; encoded by the coding sequence ATGCGTTCAACAACGATAACGTTACCAGACAATACAGATACCGTGAATCCGCCGTCAAAGCAGAGGGTTTTTGCGCATCGCGCCGCTGACTTTATCGAACTCGTCAAGCCGAGACTGGTGGTGATGATACTCATTACGACGGCTGCAGGGTTCTATCTCGGCGCACAGCATACTGTGGATTGGCTCCGATGCCTACATACGCTTGTCGGTGCAGGATTGACCGCCGCAGGGGTCTTGGGACTCAACCAATACCTTGAGCGCGATGCGGACGCACAGATGAAACGGACGCAGGAGAGACCGCTCCCTGACGGTAGAATGAATCCGCTGACGGCACTTCTTGTCGGTGCGGTTCTTACGGGGAGTGGGATGCTTTACCTGACGTTTATCGTCAATATGCTGAGCGGTTTTGTCATTTCGCTGATAGTCGTGAGTTATCTCTTTCTCTATACACCGCTCAAGCGGAAAACCTCGCTGTGTACGCTCATCGGGGCGGTACCCGGCGCGCTCCCACCTGTCGTCGGATGGGTTGCTGCACGAGGTTCGCTAACAGGCGAGGCATGGGTGCTATTTACAATACTCTTTTTGTGGCAGATACCACACTCTCTCGCAATCGCTTACATCTATCGCGAGGACTATGCAAAAGCGGGGTTCCGTTTGTTACCGGTCATTCACCCGGATGGAACCAGCACGTGTCGTCAAATTGTGGTTAACTGCGTCGCGCTCCTCGCAATAGGTTTGTTACCGACGCTATACAATATTGCCGGTAGCGTCTATTTCTTCACAGCCTTGCTATCAGGCGTAGGGTTTCTAGCGATCGGTATCTATTTAGCGCGCACACGTTCGGTGAAAGCTGCACGCTATCTGTTATATGCCTCACTGCTCTATCTGCCGTTGGTGTTTGTCACCATGGCGTTGGACAAAATTTAG
- a CDS encoding cytochrome c oxidase subunit I: MHDNEHASHHHEESFIRKYVFSLDHKMIGKQFLIYGLIMFFLGGGLALLFRWQLAYPERPLPIIGASEQYMEEGEVVTGADRMWEKIYESEKEEWLEVNMPNGVVEPAFYNMLFTMHATLMVFFVVVPILVGAFGNFLIPLMIGTRDMAFPILNMLSFWLAVLAAIIMVVGFFVPGGHAAAGWTGYAPLSSDAQWTGVDWGQNLWAISLLFQGFSSLVGSINYITTIINMRAPGMTLFRMPLVIWSLFIVAILLLLAFPVLSSALALLIFDRLAGTTFFTATAEGGGDPLLWQHLFWFFGHPEVYILILPGMGIASELIAVFSRKPIFGYRSMVYAMIAIAFLGWIVWGHHMFQSGMRPGLGSVFMTTTMLIAVPSAIKTFNWLGTMFRGAIQFTTPMLHGIAFVSMFVIGGLSGIYMANTPVDIFIHDTYYIVAHIHYVVFGGSLFAIFGGIIFWFPKMYGRYMNDVLSKIHFWLTFIAFNCTFFPMHILGVGGHMRRISNPMQYEFLQGFEGMNIFITMSAFTLGFAQLILVFNFFWSIYRGKVAEQNPWHVNTLEWEAPTPVPHGNFGQIPTVYRGPYEYSVPGEERDWIPQAEPEHAPATGGD, from the coding sequence ATGCACGATAACGAACATGCGTCACATCATCACGAAGAAAGTTTTATTAGAAAATACGTCTTTTCGCTCGACCACAAAATGATCGGTAAGCAGTTCCTCATCTACGGACTGATTATGTTTTTCCTCGGTGGTGGGCTCGCACTCCTTTTTAGATGGCAACTCGCCTATCCCGAACGACCGTTACCTATCATCGGCGCATCCGAGCAGTATATGGAAGAGGGTGAAGTTGTCACTGGTGCTGACAGGATGTGGGAGAAAATTTATGAATCCGAGAAAGAGGAGTGGCTTGAGGTAAATATGCCCAATGGGGTCGTCGAACCCGCATTTTACAACATGTTGTTTACGATGCATGCCACCCTTATGGTGTTCTTCGTCGTGGTTCCGATCTTGGTGGGGGCTTTCGGAAATTTCCTGATCCCGTTGATGATTGGCACGCGGGATATGGCGTTTCCTATCCTCAATATGCTCTCCTTTTGGTTGGCTGTCCTTGCAGCAATTATTATGGTCGTCGGCTTCTTTGTCCCGGGCGGACACGCTGCAGCAGGATGGACAGGCTACGCACCCCTCTCTTCGGATGCGCAGTGGACGGGGGTTGACTGGGGACAAAACCTCTGGGCGATTAGTCTACTCTTTCAAGGGTTCTCCTCGCTGGTCGGGTCTATTAACTATATCACGACGATTATCAATATGCGCGCACCCGGAATGACGTTATTCCGAATGCCGTTGGTCATTTGGTCGCTTTTCATTGTTGCTATCCTGTTGTTACTCGCTTTCCCTGTGCTTTCGTCTGCGCTCGCACTTCTCATCTTTGATAGACTTGCAGGAACGACCTTCTTTACTGCAACAGCAGAAGGCGGCGGCGACCCGCTCTTGTGGCAGCACCTCTTCTGGTTCTTCGGACACCCTGAAGTCTATATCCTCATTTTACCCGGCATGGGTATCGCCTCTGAATTGATCGCTGTCTTTTCACGGAAACCGATCTTCGGATACCGTTCTATGGTCTACGCTATGATCGCTATCGCCTTTTTGGGATGGATTGTTTGGGGACACCACATGTTCCAAAGTGGTATGCGACCGGGACTCGGTTCTGTGTTTATGACAACGACGATGCTCATTGCGGTGCCATCAGCTATCAAGACATTTAACTGGCTCGGCACGATGTTCCGAGGTGCAATCCAATTCACGACGCCTATGCTCCACGGTATCGCTTTCGTCTCAATGTTTGTGATTGGCGGATTGAGCGGCATTTACATGGCAAACACACCCGTTGACATCTTCATTCACGATACATATTACATCGTCGCGCATATTCACTACGTGGTGTTCGGTGGAAGTCTGTTCGCTATTTTCGGCGGCATCATCTTCTGGTTCCCGAAGATGTATGGACGCTATATGAACGATGTGCTCTCCAAAATTCATTTTTGGCTGACGTTTATTGCGTTCAACTGTACCTTCTTCCCGATGCATATTCTCGGCGTGGGTGGACACATGCGCCGTATCTCTAACCCGATGCAGTATGAATTCCTGCAAGGGTTTGAGGGCATGAACATCTTTATCACGATGAGTGCGTTTACGCTTGGATTTGCGCAATTGATACTGGTCTTTAACTTCTTCTGGAGCATATATCGTGGAAAAGTTGCCGAACAGAATCCGTGGCACGTGAACACTTTGGAGTGGGAAGCACCTACACCTGTGCCGCACGGTAATTTCGGTCAAATCCCGACTGTCTATCGCGGTCCCTATGAATATAGTGTTCCTGGTGAGGAACGGGATTGGATTCCACAGGCAGAACCTGAACATGCCCCCGCGACAGGCGGTGACTGA
- the coxB gene encoding cytochrome c oxidase subunit II — MLQWLPENVSTFGQSVDNLFYGIYYLTLVVFILVMGTLIVFLIKYRHQDGKRADYIEGSTTLEIVWTAATTVIVFGLAMLSYPQWNNIKSPTQFPENPEVVVQVSGKQFNWDMTYPGPDNEFGTDDDLQLENELHVPINAVVHIRLTATDVIHSFFVPQLRLKQDALPNRFIDVWFEATKAGRYEIPCAELCGFGHSGMLGYLNVHTQEDYDAWVQERWP; from the coding sequence ATGCTTCAATGGCTTCCAGAGAACGTATCAACGTTCGGGCAAAGCGTTGATAACCTCTTTTACGGTATTTACTATCTTACACTCGTTGTGTTCATCCTTGTGATGGGAACCCTTATCGTTTTCTTGATTAAGTATCGACATCAGGATGGGAAGCGGGCAGACTACATCGAAGGAAGCACAACGCTGGAAATTGTTTGGACAGCCGCGACAACAGTAATTGTCTTTGGACTCGCGATGCTCAGTTACCCGCAGTGGAATAATATTAAGTCGCCGACACAATTTCCTGAAAATCCAGAGGTCGTCGTCCAGGTCAGTGGAAAACAGTTTAACTGGGATATGACCTACCCCGGACCGGATAACGAGTTCGGAACAGATGATGACCTGCAATTAGAAAACGAATTGCATGTGCCAATCAACGCGGTCGTGCATATCCGCTTAACTGCTACGGATGTCATCCACAGTTTTTTTGTGCCGCAATTGAGACTGAAGCAGGATGCCTTGCCGAACCGATTTATCGATGTCTGGTTTGAGGCAACAAAGGCAGGCCGTTATGAGATTCCGTGCGCTGAATTGTGTGGATTTGGGCACTCCGGAATGCTCGGGTATCTCAATGTGCATACGCAAGAAGACTACGATGCTTGGGTGCAAGAAAGATGGCCGTAG
- a CDS encoding multidrug ABC transporter permease, with the protein MATIWWREVIRFYRQRSRLFSAIAQPLVLWLLIGSGLSASFQPSGTADGPSYIEYFYPGIVVLVLLFTSIFATISVVNDRREGFLQSVLVAPLSRWQIVLAQALGGTTLALLQGVLLLLFAPMTGIRFGAASLLTALGVMALLAFGLTNLGLLIAWRMDSTQGFHAVMNLLLIPIWLLSGAFFPSTGVPGWLEWTMKFNPLTYGLAAFRQCLYLDTAAQAIGEGPAWTLSLLITGLFCVLTYFGATRTASAQAH; encoded by the coding sequence ATTGCAACGATATGGTGGCGCGAAGTCATCAGGTTTTATCGCCAACGCAGTCGACTCTTCAGTGCTATCGCGCAACCGTTAGTACTGTGGTTACTCATCGGGAGCGGTTTGAGTGCCTCTTTTCAGCCCTCTGGTACAGCGGATGGACCCAGTTATATCGAATATTTTTATCCCGGTATCGTCGTTTTGGTCTTGCTTTTTACGTCTATTTTCGCTACAATCTCTGTCGTGAATGACCGACGTGAAGGCTTTTTGCAAAGTGTACTCGTGGCACCGCTGTCAAGGTGGCAGATTGTACTCGCGCAAGCGTTAGGTGGCACGACGTTAGCACTCTTGCAAGGGGTGCTGTTACTACTGTTCGCACCCATGACCGGCATCCGATTCGGTGCAGCCTCGCTCCTTACCGCGCTCGGTGTAATGGCACTTCTGGCGTTTGGTTTGACAAACCTCGGACTGCTCATCGCTTGGCGGATGGACTCAACACAGGGATTTCATGCAGTTATGAACCTCTTGCTGATTCCGATTTGGCTGCTCTCTGGCGCGTTTTTTCCGAGTACGGGCGTACCCGGTTGGTTAGAATGGACGATGAAATTTAATCCCTTAACATATGGGCTTGCCGCTTTTCGGCAGTGCCTCTACCTTGACACCGCCGCGCAGGCAATTGGAGAGGGACCGGCTTGGACACTCTCTCTGCTGATTACGGGTCTGTTTTGTGTTTTGACGTATTTCGGGGCAACGCGCACCGCGTCTGCACAAGCACATTAA
- a CDS encoding ABC transporter ATP-binding protein: MTTDSRIEVENLSHSYQTRRALDTVSFSVSCGEVFGLLGPNGSGKTTLFKILSTLIPITSGTVRIFGYDVAAEVKEVRDLLGVVFQHPGLDGKLTVVENLRHHGHLYGLAGKMLRHRISELLECFGISDRSKERVERLSGGLQKRVEIAKALLHSPRVLLLDEPTSGLDVVVRRQLNDYLGALADTQDILVLLTTHLLEDAEACDRVGILDSGELVALGAPHELKAEVGGDVVIIESENGETLSMAIAESFGVSPVLADNQLRVECEWGHEFVREVVAAFPDEIQTVRLGRPTLEDVFIKLTGNPFV, from the coding sequence ATAACGACTGACAGCCGAATTGAGGTAGAAAATCTCTCACATTCCTATCAGACGCGGCGCGCGCTTGACACTGTCAGTTTTAGCGTCTCCTGCGGCGAGGTTTTCGGGCTTCTTGGACCGAACGGGAGTGGAAAAACAACCCTTTTTAAGATTCTGTCCACGCTGATTCCGATAACATCGGGCACTGTTCGTATCTTCGGATATGACGTGGCGGCTGAGGTGAAGGAGGTTCGGGATCTCTTAGGTGTTGTTTTTCAACACCCGGGGCTGGATGGCAAACTCACGGTTGTCGAGAATTTACGGCACCATGGCCACCTCTATGGACTTGCTGGCAAAATGCTGCGTCACCGAATTTCAGAACTCCTCGAATGTTTTGGCATTTCGGACAGGAGCAAGGAGCGGGTTGAACGCCTATCCGGCGGTTTACAAAAGCGAGTTGAAATCGCAAAAGCTTTGCTCCATTCCCCGCGCGTTTTACTGCTTGATGAACCGACGAGTGGGTTAGATGTAGTTGTACGCCGACAACTCAATGATTATCTCGGTGCACTCGCTGACACACAAGATATCCTCGTTCTGCTGACGACGCATCTGTTAGAGGATGCTGAGGCGTGCGACAGGGTGGGTATTCTGGATTCAGGCGAATTAGTCGCTCTCGGAGCACCACATGAGCTCAAGGCAGAGGTCGGTGGTGATGTCGTTATCATAGAAAGTGAAAATGGTGAAACACTTTCTATGGCGATTGCTGAGAGTTTCGGTGTTTCGCCGGTGCTGGCGGATAACCAACTGCGTGTTGAATGTGAATGGGGACACGAGTTCGTCCGTGAGGTGGTTGCGGCGTTTCCAGATGAGATTCAGACAGTGCGACTCGGAAGACCGACGCTGGAGGACGTATTCATAAAATTGACAGGCAATCCGTTCGTGTAA
- a CDS encoding c-type cytochrome, whose protein sequence is MRTRNVALLILILGLLCAAITLAHAQNAPEASEKGKVVYEQSCAHCHGTEGRGDGSAAENLLPKPRDFTRGLYKIRSTESGQLPTDQDLFDIITIGMPGSSMPGWETSLSADDRWEVVAYIKTFYDGFEESEAPPREISLEGKIAYSEQSVETGKGLYVELGCVECHGNVGRGDGTSAPTLTDEWGFQTWPANLTQSWTFRGGADTEAIFKRFIGGIAGSPMPAFEGDSFLHFGLTVEESKRLTELENKDEMTAAEEVESEKFYEKMDVAVDLALNRTEGIELTTAEQQTYDDAMKVVYEKSWHLANYVKSLAPEQRPEPAIGKNVLRSQYVQSALPSIDDAAWETLQSGHFPLVGQVVIEPRQFNPTIDSVDVKSFYNDTEVAFLFTWDDRTHTTGDETDETTGKPLEDALAIQFPVKVPQGPTAPKPYFLWGGRLPVYLWQWKATTPEQVTELTAKGISNAEVQEVQGALQAQGIYTDGQYKLWVKRALKTEDKKDLQLEPGVFVPIAFSVWDGANGDVDTKRVMSSWYTFVLEPVPSSRRFIYPPLIAILSLGLLFGLRAAVQRRNS, encoded by the coding sequence ATGAGAACCAGAAATGTAGCCCTCCTAATACTAATTTTGGGACTGCTGTGTGCAGCAATTACGTTAGCACACGCCCAAAACGCGCCGGAAGCGTCCGAGAAAGGGAAAGTGGTGTATGAGCAAAGTTGCGCCCACTGCCACGGGACTGAAGGAAGAGGAGACGGTTCCGCGGCTGAGAATCTCCTTCCAAAGCCACGGGATTTCACACGCGGTTTGTATAAGATTCGTTCCACAGAGAGCGGTCAGCTCCCGACCGATCAAGATCTGTTTGACATTATTACGATAGGGATGCCCGGATCGTCGATGCCGGGTTGGGAAACCTCCCTAAGTGCCGACGATCGCTGGGAAGTGGTGGCGTATATTAAAACCTTCTACGATGGGTTTGAGGAGAGTGAAGCACCGCCACGGGAAATCAGTCTGGAGGGGAAAATCGCTTACTCTGAACAGAGCGTGGAGACTGGAAAGGGACTTTATGTTGAACTCGGTTGTGTGGAATGTCACGGTAACGTCGGACGCGGAGATGGCACGTCGGCACCTACACTCACCGATGAATGGGGTTTCCAGACGTGGCCCGCGAATCTCACCCAGAGTTGGACTTTCCGCGGCGGTGCTGACACCGAAGCCATTTTCAAACGGTTCATCGGCGGGATCGCAGGGTCACCTATGCCCGCATTTGAAGGTGATAGTTTCCTGCATTTCGGATTGACGGTGGAGGAATCCAAACGGCTCACCGAATTGGAGAACAAAGATGAAATGACGGCGGCAGAGGAAGTGGAATCCGAGAAGTTTTACGAGAAAATGGATGTTGCTGTTGACCTCGCGCTCAACCGGACAGAAGGCATAGAGTTAACCACAGCTGAACAGCAGACGTATGATGACGCCATGAAGGTCGTCTATGAAAAGAGTTGGCATTTAGCGAACTACGTTAAATCTCTCGCGCCTGAACAACGTCCCGAACCTGCGATCGGAAAAAACGTCCTCCGCTCACAATACGTTCAAAGTGCGTTACCCTCAATAGACGATGCGGCATGGGAAACACTTCAATCCGGGCACTTCCCGCTTGTCGGGCAAGTGGTCATTGAACCTCGACAGTTTAATCCAACAATTGACTCCGTGGATGTCAAATCGTTTTACAATGACACAGAGGTCGCATTCCTTTTCACGTGGGACGATCGGACACACACAACGGGTGACGAGACCGATGAGACGACAGGGAAGCCTCTTGAGGACGCGTTGGCAATTCAGTTTCCGGTGAAAGTACCACAAGGTCCGACTGCGCCGAAGCCTTATTTCTTATGGGGCGGTAGACTCCCCGTCTATCTCTGGCAGTGGAAGGCTACTACACCTGAGCAGGTAACCGAGCTCACCGCGAAAGGAATCAGCAATGCCGAAGTTCAGGAAGTACAAGGTGCCTTACAAGCACAAGGTATTTACACAGATGGGCAATACAAATTGTGGGTGAAACGTGCCTTGAAGACCGAGGATAAGAAGGATTTACAACTCGAACCCGGTGTTTTTGTGCCGATTGCCTTCTCCGTATGGGATGGCGCGAACGGCGATGTTGATACAAAACGGGTTATGTCCAGTTGGTATACTTTTGTACTTGAACCCGTTCCGTCTTCAAGACGGTTCATTTATCCACCTTTGATTGCTATTCTCTCTCTCGGTTTGCTCTTCGGTTTACGGGCAGCCGTACAGCGGAGAAATTCGTAA
- a CDS encoding cytochrome c produces MKKLSLFTICLIVLVGSWVLLRFFVGGVVSVPIPGSVIAMYMGLIIIAILVHISVEDSLFGEFLRPIRETLVEDNRRIRRRVIAVLIPLFLLGYTYSIIAQRANPPGSPRDAHPSPPLELTYKDEVIGTMQDVVNPFRHYEKDDPEAFKAHVENGRRVYYDNCFYCHGDHLDGQGHFAPYLQPLPANFQDPGIIPNFQESFFFWRIAKGGPGLPAAGTPWDSAMPIWEDYLTKDEIWDVILFLSEYTGYQPRTFGEGH; encoded by the coding sequence ATGAAAAAGTTGTCACTCTTCACAATATGTCTCATAGTCCTGGTCGGTTCTTGGGTCTTACTGCGGTTCTTTGTTGGAGGCGTCGTCTCAGTCCCGATACCGGGCAGCGTGATTGCGATGTATATGGGGTTGATTATAATCGCCATTTTGGTGCATATCTCCGTTGAGGACTCACTCTTTGGGGAGTTTCTGCGTCCTATCCGTGAAACGCTCGTCGAGGACAATCGCCGTATCCGCCGCCGTGTTATCGCGGTGTTAATTCCGTTGTTTTTACTCGGTTATACCTATTCGATTATTGCCCAGCGCGCAAATCCGCCTGGTAGCCCGCGGGACGCACACCCATCGCCGCCGCTTGAATTAACCTACAAAGATGAGGTTATTGGCACGATGCAAGATGTTGTGAACCCCTTTCGACATTATGAAAAAGATGATCCAGAGGCGTTCAAAGCGCATGTTGAGAACGGCAGACGCGTCTATTACGATAACTGCTTTTATTGCCACGGAGATCATTTAGATGGACAAGGGCATTTCGCACCATACCTCCAACCGCTTCCCGCGAATTTCCAAGATCCAGGGATTATCCCTAACTTCCAAGAGTCTTTCTTTTTCTGGCGAATCGCCAAGGGCGGACCGGGCTTGCCTGCCGCGGGGACACCCTGGGATTCGGCGATGCCTATCTGGGAAGACTACTTGACAAAGGACGAGATTTGGGACGTGATTCTCTTTCTATCTGAATACACCGGCTATCAGCCACGCACCTTTGGGGAGGGACACTAA